The genomic DNA AGGAATCCAAAGACAAGTCCCGGGAAGACGAACCAGAAGGAGAAGAAACCCACGAGGAACCCCACAACGAGGGCGGCAAAGAGGATTTCGTGGAACCTTTTCGAGAACATGAAAAGAGCACGTCGGAAACGAATCTCACCCCGAACCTCAAGATCCCAGAGGAGGAAGGTGATGAAACCCAGGGCAAGGAGGGCAAGGAAGAAGCCGGAGAGCACAAGGAGCATTCCCCCTCCCCACTGGAAGAGGAGCGTGATTCGGGAGAATCTCCGGTCCCATACGAGGAAGTTCGCAACGCTTACGAGGAAAGCCGAAGGGAAGGTGGCAAGGAGTATCTGGGGGTATCGGGCAAGGAGGTCGAAGCTCTTCCGCATCTCGCGCCACAGATCCACAGTCCCCATAGAACACCTTCCTCTCTTTTTCTTCTATCTTACCCTCTTTCTTGAGAGAGGGCAAGAATACTTTCTCTGGTAACACTTTTGGGGTAGAATGAGAGAAAACCGAAGGGAGGGGAGAAAATGGGAACTTTCCTGCGGGTTGTGGGAATTGTCGCCATGATCTTTGGAGTGGCCTTCGCCGTCCTTGTTCTCTCGGGAGCATGGGGATGGATGGGGGCAATGCAACAGTCAACCATGCCCGGGGAGTCTCTCGTGCCCTTTGCTCATCTTCTCTGGGCTCAGGGCCTTGGTGGGGTGCTTGGGGGATTCGGCATTTTTGTGGGAGGGGCGTCTCTCTTTTGCCTTGGGACCATCTACAACGAGGTGAAACTCTTGCGAGGTCGGTAAAGGAGTGGTGGACATGGGCAAGCGAGTGGTTATCATCGGTGGTGTGGCGGGTGGCCCAAAGGTTGCGGCTAAGCTCCGTCGTCTCGACCGGGAAGCGGAGATCACCATCATCGAGCGGGGGAAGTTCCTCTCCTACGCCGGCTGCGGGCTTCCTTACTACGTGAGCGGTGAGGTCAAAGAGTACCGGGAGCTCATGGAGACCCCGGTTGGGGTTCTTCGGGATCCGGAGTTCTTCGAGAAATCCAAGGGCATCAAGGTCTACAACCGTACCGAAGCCATCCGCATCGACCGGGAGAAGAAGGTTGTTGAGGCCAGGAGGATAGACACCGGGGAAATCCTCACCTTTCCCTACGACTACCTCGTTCTTGCCACCGGTGCCAAACCTTCTTTCCCACCGATTAAGGCGGTAGACCTTGAGCACCCCGATGCGCCGGTGAGCGCAAAGGACCTGGGGCATGTGTACACCCTCCATGGCATTGAAGATGCTGAAGCCATTCGCTGGACCATCAAGGAGAAGCTTGCCAGGAAAGCGGTCATCATCGGCGGTGGCCTCATCGGCATGGAGATGACGGAGAGCCTCGTAAAGAGCGGCCTTGAGGTTACGGTTATCGAGGTGCTTCCGGAGATTCTCCCCATCCTTGATGAGGATATGGGCATACTGGTTCGCCGGTACTGCCAGTCCCAGGGGGTTACGGTGCGGGTCGGGGAGCGAGTTGAGGTTCTCGAGGGCCAGGGAGGTGTGGTCCGGCGGGTCGTGACGGATAAGGGAGCGTATGAGGCGGATATCGTCATTGTGGCCACGGGGTTCCGACCCAACACCGACCTTGCCCAGCGGGCTGGTCTTGCCATAGGGGAGACTGGAGGCATCAAGGTCGACTGCTTCATGCGCACGAGCGATCCCTGCATCTACGCCGTTGGGGACTGCGTGGAAATCGAAAACCTCGTCTGCGGGAAGGCGGCGTACATGCCCATGGGGTCCTTGGCGAACAAAGAAGGCCGGGTGGCGGCCATAAACATTGCAGGCGGGAACGAGGTCTTTCGAGGCGCCCTGAACTCGGTCATTTTCAAGCTCTTCGACTACACGATTGCCCGCACAGGCCTCACAATGCGACAGGCCCAAGACCTCGGGTACGATCCGGAGTATGCCCTTGTTCCTGCCCCCGACAGGGCCCATTACTTCCCGGGGGCAAAGCAGGTCATCACCAAGCTCATCGCCGATCGGCGGAGTGGAAAGCTCCTCGGAGCTCAAATCATCGGCCGGGGCGAAGTCACAAAGAGCATTTACGCCATTGCCACGGCGCTCTACTACGGAGGAGTGGTTGAGGACCTCTCGAGCCTCGATCTCCCCTATGCTCCGCCGTACGCTTCGGCAATCGATAACGTCTGCGTGGCGGCGAATGTGCTGCGGAACAAGATTGAGGGGAAAATGGTGGGGATCTCACCGCACGAGGTGGAACGGAAGCGCAAGCGGGGCGACGACTTCGTGCTCCTTGACGTGCGAACGCCCAAGGAGTACGAAAAAGTCCGTATCCCGGGGAGCACCCTCATACCTCTTGGGGCACTTCCTGGAAGGCTCCATGAGCTTCCCAAGGATAAGGAAATCATTACTTTCTGCGCCGTGAGCCTCCGGGGGTACGAGGCATCCCTCATTCTCCGGCA from Candidatus Caldatribacterium sp. includes the following:
- a CDS encoding FAD-dependent oxidoreductase, which translates into the protein MGKRVVIIGGVAGGPKVAAKLRRLDREAEITIIERGKFLSYAGCGLPYYVSGEVKEYRELMETPVGVLRDPEFFEKSKGIKVYNRTEAIRIDREKKVVEARRIDTGEILTFPYDYLVLATGAKPSFPPIKAVDLEHPDAPVSAKDLGHVYTLHGIEDAEAIRWTIKEKLARKAVIIGGGLIGMEMTESLVKSGLEVTVIEVLPEILPILDEDMGILVRRYCQSQGVTVRVGERVEVLEGQGGVVRRVVTDKGAYEADIVIVATGFRPNTDLAQRAGLAIGETGGIKVDCFMRTSDPCIYAVGDCVEIENLVCGKAAYMPMGSLANKEGRVAAINIAGGNEVFRGALNSVIFKLFDYTIARTGLTMRQAQDLGYDPEYALVPAPDRAHYFPGAKQVITKLIADRRSGKLLGAQIIGRGEVTKSIYAIATALYYGGVVEDLSSLDLPYAPPYASAIDNVCVAANVLRNKIEGKMVGISPHEVERKRKRGDDFVLLDVRTPKEYEKVRIPGSTLIPLGALPGRLHELPKDKEIITFCAVSLRGYEASLILRHAGFKDVKVMDGGIACWPYELES